In Perca flavescens isolate YP-PL-M2 chromosome 7, PFLA_1.0, whole genome shotgun sequence, the following proteins share a genomic window:
- the LOC114558465 gene encoding cold-inducible RNA-binding protein: MSDEGKLFIGGLSFDTTEESLAAAFGKFGTIEKVDVIKDRDTGYSRGFGFVKYENSEDAKDAMEGMNGKTLDGRAIRVDEAGKSGGGGRSGGGGGGYGSAPRGRGGYGGGRGRGGGGYYGGDGGYSDRSDRSSGGGGGGYRSGGGSRQGGGGYGGYRDQQDYN, from the exons ATGTCGGACGAAGGTAAACTGTTCATCGGAGGACTGAGCTTCGACACGACGGAAGAGTCTCTCGCGGCGGCTTTCGGCAAGTTTGGAACCATCGAAAAAGTGGACGTGATCAAGGACCGAGACACCGGCTACTCTCGCGGCTTCGGCTTCGTGAAGTATGAGAATTCAGAGGATGCTAAAGACGCAATGGAGGGCATGAATGGAAAGACGTTGGATGGCCGAGCTATCCGCGTGGACGAGGCGGGAAAGAGCGGCGGAGGTGGCCGGTCCGGCGGTGGAGGAGGAGGCTACGGCTCGGCACCGAGAGGCCGAGGCGGATACGGCGGCGGCCGTGGCAGAGGAG gtggAGGATACTACGGCGGAGACGGCGGCTACTCTGACCGCAGCGACAGGAGCAGCGGAGGCGGCGGCGGCGGATACCGCAGCGGCGGCGGCTCCAGGCAGGGTGGAGGCGGGTACGGAGGCTACCGCGACCAACAGGACTACAACTAA